ATGGTTACTGGGGCAATTATTCTGCTAGGGACTGCGGCGCTGTAGGCGGTCATATGGTACGCAAGATGATTGAAGATTATGAAAGGCGCTTGAGCGGCGGCCAGAACATTCAGTAAATAAGCACCAAGGAACAGACTCTAGTCAATAGAGTCTGTTCTTCTTTATTTTAACCACGATTTAACATTTAATGCCGGCGGCATAAGCCACCGGCATTTGGGAGAGGAGAAACCGGAGGAAGAGCTTATGGGGAATTTGTTTTACACTAATATTATTGACAACCTAAATTTAAATTATACA
The DNA window shown above is from Thermosediminibacter oceani DSM 16646 and carries:
- a CDS encoding alpha/beta-type small acid-soluble spore protein, translating into MGLGQKRNKLVVPEAYKAMEQFKAEVAREVGITAPADGYWGNYSARDCGAVGGHMVRKMIEDYERRLSGGQNIQ